From Streptomyces griseorubiginosus, one genomic window encodes:
- a CDS encoding TetR family transcriptional regulator — protein sequence MTNPGLRERKKRQTYETVSEIAIRLFLEKGFDAVSVAEIAAAAGISKPTLFRYFPVKEDLVLHRIADHEDEAARVVAESGEAPLVALRRHFLEGLEREDPVTGLNDHPQVLAFHRLLYGTPSLVARAHGHLERQEAALADALGGDLDARLAAGQIVAVRRVLALENWRRIEGGEPVEDVRGDAVAAAERAFGVLASGLTWLA from the coding sequence ATGACCAACCCCGGCCTCCGCGAACGTAAAAAACGGCAGACATACGAGACCGTCTCCGAGATCGCCATCCGGCTGTTCCTGGAGAAGGGGTTCGACGCCGTGTCCGTGGCGGAGATCGCCGCCGCCGCCGGGATCTCCAAGCCCACCCTCTTCCGGTACTTCCCGGTCAAGGAGGATCTCGTCCTGCATCGGATCGCCGATCACGAGGACGAGGCCGCGCGGGTCGTGGCGGAGTCGGGCGAGGCGCCGCTTGTCGCTCTGCGGCGGCACTTCCTCGAAGGGCTGGAGCGGGAGGATCCCGTCACCGGGCTCAATGATCATCCGCAGGTTCTCGCCTTTCATCGGCTTCTCTACGGCACCCCCTCCCTCGTCGCCCGGGCGCACGGGCACCTCGAACGGCAGGAGGCCGCGCTCGCCGACGCGCTCGGTGGGGATCTGGACGCTCGGCTCGCCGCCGGGCAGATCGTCGCCGTGCGGCGGGTGCTCGCGCTGGAGAACTGGCGGCGGATCGAGGGAGGGGAGCCGGTCGAGGACGTGCGCGGGGACGCCGTGGCCGCCGCCGAGCGGGCCTTCGGGGTGCTGGCGAGCGGGCTGACCTGGCTCGCCTAA
- a CDS encoding GntR family transcriptional regulator — MSEERGKGAVTLAALRSRIAEGEYRPGHSLPPQRALADEFDVSRDTIRRVLAELQTEGWIESRQGSGSRVRATPPIHVATQPKVPPGRIALGPFVARAFAQPVVELDVFTFTSESLDTHLRVQAEAIRNEQIPAPERIALRILLPSDEIELPYPRARAPKDAPASADVQELDRRLQARTREIITRHTSSLRNLKTDGLVGEVDVKVLEVPLVPTHKLYLRRGVEGLLGPYKIVERTILMDDDTEIDAWDVLGLGSTLIRLALDEGDPDAVGSVFMQSWQEWFDACWHRYATV; from the coding sequence GTGAGCGAAGAACGCGGCAAGGGAGCCGTGACTTTGGCGGCACTGCGCTCCCGCATTGCCGAGGGCGAGTACCGGCCAGGGCACAGCCTGCCTCCGCAGCGTGCTCTCGCCGATGAGTTCGACGTCTCGCGCGACACGATCCGGCGCGTCCTGGCCGAATTGCAGACCGAGGGCTGGATCGAGTCCCGCCAGGGCAGCGGATCGCGGGTTCGAGCTACGCCGCCGATCCACGTGGCGACGCAGCCGAAAGTCCCCCCGGGACGCATAGCGCTGGGCCCCTTCGTCGCCCGTGCCTTCGCCCAACCAGTCGTGGAGCTGGACGTCTTCACGTTCACGTCGGAGAGTCTCGACACCCACCTGCGGGTCCAGGCCGAGGCGATCCGCAACGAACAGATTCCCGCCCCGGAGAGGATCGCGCTGCGGATACTGCTGCCCTCCGACGAGATCGAGTTGCCGTATCCACGAGCCAGGGCGCCCAAGGACGCCCCCGCGAGCGCCGATGTGCAGGAACTGGACCGGAGACTCCAGGCCCGGACCCGCGAAATCATCACGCGCCACACATCCTCGCTGCGCAACCTCAAGACGGACGGGCTGGTGGGAGAGGTGGACGTGAAGGTCCTGGAGGTGCCGCTCGTCCCGACCCACAAGCTGTATCTGCGGCGTGGTGTCGAAGGGCTCCTCGGACCGTACAAGATCGTGGAGCGCACGATCCTGATGGACGACGACACCGAGATCGATGCCTGGGACGTCCTGGGACTCGGTTCGACGCTAATACGGCTGGCTCTTGATGAGGGCGACCCCGACGCTGTCGGCTCTGTGTTCATGCAGAGCTGGCAGGAGTGGTTCGACGCCTGCTGGCACCGTTACGCCACCGTCTGA
- a CDS encoding HAD family hydrolase yields MVRRPLGNHHHGPDTLLVTPETTHTGPVTTEEAGLSSLVASARYVLWDLDGPICRLFAGYPAHEIAGALVAKIDLLGMGALLTEQERSSNDPQEALLGVHERHRGSDLVLELEEWLTRRELKAVSLARPTPYADPLIRTWWSLGVKFAITTNNAAAAAEAYIESRRLKDCFPHVYGRTPDLDLMKPNPYCLEEAIKAMGAIPAATLMIGDAATDLEAARQAGVAFLGYARNDGQEQILREAGAEAVVRSLDRVLDVLRTRP; encoded by the coding sequence GTGGTTCGACGCCCTCTGGGAAACCATCACCACGGACCTGACACTCTCCTAGTGACTCCTGAGACGACGCACACTGGACCGGTGACAACAGAGGAAGCAGGACTCTCATCACTGGTCGCCTCCGCCCGATACGTGCTCTGGGACCTGGACGGTCCGATCTGCCGGTTGTTCGCGGGGTATCCGGCGCACGAGATAGCCGGTGCACTCGTGGCCAAGATCGACCTGCTGGGCATGGGCGCCCTGCTCACTGAGCAGGAACGATCCAGCAATGACCCCCAGGAAGCCTTGCTCGGTGTTCACGAGCGCCACCGGGGAAGCGATCTGGTCCTCGAGTTGGAGGAGTGGCTCACCCGGCGCGAGTTGAAGGCCGTCTCGCTGGCGAGGCCCACCCCGTACGCCGACCCGCTCATCAGGACCTGGTGGTCGCTCGGCGTCAAGTTCGCGATCACCACCAACAACGCTGCCGCCGCGGCAGAGGCTTACATCGAGAGCCGTCGGCTGAAGGACTGTTTCCCGCACGTCTACGGCCGGACGCCGGATCTCGACCTGATGAAGCCGAACCCGTACTGCCTGGAAGAGGCCATCAAGGCCATGGGAGCGATTCCGGCAGCCACGTTGATGATCGGTGACGCCGCGACGGACCTGGAGGCCGCGCGCCAGGCGGGAGTTGCGTTTCTGGGCTACGCGCGTAATGACGGCCAGGAGCAGATCCTGAGGGAGGCGGGCGCGGAGGCGGTGGTGCGCTCGCTGGACCGGGTGCTCGACGTCCTGCGCACGCGGCCCTGA
- a CDS encoding aminoglycoside phosphotransferase family protein — protein MSSRPGVDALAETCPAGKPVDSLAVGVLTQFITRLTLVRKDALPPLPSEWSRNERDSRAYLDTLVRRVKQRMLAPNWTVTGGLFAVLGVPGDALVRFAEQVPAMSRRPYGLLLTNLARENVVVLDGPKLSVATLDWTSASYGDPLHGLASHVVGMRYRADQVDEAVEAWVREMRRVRPLAVSGLTRDLPHYIAFERIHSAYDDVISAANSLGVSTDDSRLRAAAVDIGTALEDAADLLGMSEVPSEKEIADALFRWQAARIARTVGTLPDTLFRWERDDRVPARGDFPTHLVRHALAVEGVAPADLVFRGTAHLNTVVRVEDHPDPVVVRRETAGAPRREQGLLPEHAVLQVIEQQSRAQIRAPRILALGYDDRGRHFAIHTYEGPEGRPPQHPVDGLLPAEADELVDELAALARVDHSSLPFDEPKQGFYRWLTERLAAFVDDLPAETLWAAAQRGLPNGDVLRWALDRHDVTDRTPVLLHGDLNPWNLVRAGRQGGLTIIDWEMGMIGDPLYDLVRHLHLTPTPTGMRTRMFERWSRKLPAECVVGWERDWRVYRWIEQIRSAYVDLDRMTTGVALATPNVRRAVDAYEMTLSAATGSLGLRRRGRSRNAHATSKASGSRKVPGSAKASASLKAPASLKTSASLNTSAPRKAPASLKGPASLKVPAELKTS, from the coding sequence GTGTCTTCCCGACCCGGTGTCGATGCGCTGGCCGAGACCTGTCCGGCCGGTAAACCTGTCGACTCCCTGGCCGTCGGCGTCCTGACCCAATTCATCACCCGTTTGACCCTCGTCCGCAAGGACGCCCTGCCCCCGCTGCCGTCCGAGTGGTCGCGCAACGAGAGGGACAGTCGGGCCTACCTCGACACGCTCGTCCGGCGGGTGAAGCAGCGCATGCTCGCCCCCAACTGGACTGTGACTGGTGGGCTGTTCGCGGTGCTCGGCGTGCCCGGTGACGCACTGGTCCGGTTCGCCGAGCAGGTTCCCGCCATGTCCCGTCGTCCCTACGGCCTGCTGCTCACGAATCTCGCCCGGGAGAACGTGGTCGTCCTGGATGGCCCCAAGCTCTCCGTGGCCACCCTCGACTGGACCTCGGCCTCCTACGGGGACCCTCTGCACGGTCTCGCAAGCCATGTGGTGGGGATGCGTTACCGCGCGGACCAGGTGGACGAGGCTGTCGAGGCGTGGGTGCGCGAGATGCGGCGCGTCAGGCCCCTGGCCGTCAGCGGCCTGACTCGGGACCTTCCGCACTACATCGCCTTCGAACGCATCCACTCCGCATACGACGACGTGATCAGCGCGGCGAACTCCCTCGGTGTCTCGACCGACGACAGTCGGCTCCGCGCGGCCGCCGTCGACATCGGCACGGCCCTGGAGGACGCCGCCGACCTGCTCGGCATGTCCGAGGTCCCCTCCGAGAAGGAGATCGCGGACGCCCTCTTCCGTTGGCAGGCGGCGCGTATCGCCCGGACGGTCGGTACATTGCCGGACACCCTGTTCCGGTGGGAGCGCGACGACCGTGTCCCGGCGCGGGGCGACTTCCCGACCCACCTGGTGCGTCACGCACTGGCAGTGGAGGGCGTCGCCCCGGCCGACCTGGTCTTCCGCGGTACGGCTCACCTCAACACCGTCGTCCGGGTGGAGGACCATCCGGACCCCGTCGTGGTCCGTCGCGAAACCGCGGGGGCCCCTCGCCGCGAGCAGGGGCTTCTCCCGGAACACGCCGTGCTCCAGGTGATCGAGCAACAGTCCAGGGCGCAGATCCGGGCACCTCGCATCCTGGCGCTGGGTTACGACGACCGCGGGCGCCACTTCGCGATCCACACGTACGAGGGTCCCGAGGGCCGGCCTCCCCAGCATCCCGTGGACGGCCTGCTTCCCGCCGAGGCGGACGAACTCGTCGACGAACTCGCCGCGCTCGCGCGGGTGGACCACTCGTCCCTGCCGTTCGATGAGCCGAAGCAAGGCTTCTACCGCTGGCTCACCGAACGGCTTGCCGCCTTCGTCGACGATCTGCCCGCCGAGACCCTGTGGGCCGCCGCCCAACGAGGTCTGCCGAACGGTGACGTACTCCGGTGGGCCCTCGACCGCCATGACGTGACCGACCGCACCCCCGTCCTGCTCCACGGCGACCTCAACCCCTGGAACCTGGTGCGGGCCGGACGCCAGGGCGGGCTGACGATCATCGACTGGGAGATGGGGATGATCGGCGATCCCCTCTACGACCTCGTGCGCCACCTGCATCTGACGCCCACTCCGACGGGGATGCGGACGCGCATGTTCGAGCGGTGGAGCAGGAAGCTTCCTGCCGAGTGTGTCGTGGGATGGGAGCGGGACTGGCGTGTCTACCGCTGGATCGAGCAGATCCGCTCCGCCTACGTCGACCTCGACCGGATGACGACGGGGGTCGCACTGGCCACCCCGAACGTACGGCGGGCCGTCGACGCGTACGAGATGACCCTGTCCGCCGCGACGGGCTCCCTGGGGCTGCGCAGGCGCGGGAGGTCGAGGAACGCGCATGCCACGTCCAAAGCGTCGGGCTCCCGCAAAGTGCCGGGTTCCGCCAAGGCGTCCGCATCACTCAAGGCCCCCGCCTCCCTGAAGACATCGGCGTCGCTCAATACGTCCGCTCCCCGCAAGGCTCCCGCCTCGCTCAAGGGTCCTGCCTCGCTCAAGGTGCCCGCTGAGCTGAAGACGTCCTGA
- a CDS encoding winged helix-turn-helix domain-containing protein has product MVVTQENVAVNGSRRLSPQEIADTLRERIRTGDLKAGDRLPTQAELAEEFGVERGTVRQALRALQEDGLLSNVSKGSPPRIAEVPVSQGGPQPTMVALAPRLTEAFSSPHVRIDAACLTAETLMVALSEPVRHIHEGRIHPESIDVRILLPSRDINLAFPVPVETPDDDNPVHQRWLEMRNAQGHVLRHNLRALRSSHGIDVKVTFRALPFTPPVKLYLLNESEALIAYYMVSRREESTESGTLDMYDVLGTESLLFSFEKGAGERDASFVEQSQMWFDALWETITTDLTLS; this is encoded by the coding sequence GGAGATCGCCGACACCCTGCGGGAACGCATCCGCACCGGCGACCTCAAGGCCGGCGACCGCCTCCCCACCCAGGCCGAACTCGCGGAGGAGTTCGGCGTGGAACGAGGAACGGTCCGCCAGGCCCTGCGCGCGCTGCAGGAGGACGGGTTGCTCAGCAATGTGAGCAAGGGGAGTCCGCCGCGGATCGCGGAGGTGCCGGTCAGTCAGGGGGGCCCGCAGCCCACGATGGTGGCCCTGGCTCCCCGCCTCACGGAGGCGTTCTCCAGCCCGCACGTGCGCATCGACGCCGCGTGTCTCACCGCGGAGACCCTGATGGTGGCCCTGAGCGAACCGGTCCGCCACATCCACGAGGGCCGGATCCACCCGGAGTCCATCGATGTCCGCATCCTCCTCCCCTCCCGGGACATCAACCTGGCGTTCCCGGTCCCGGTGGAGACCCCTGACGACGACAACCCGGTCCACCAGCGCTGGCTGGAGATGCGCAACGCCCAGGGCCACGTCCTGCGCCACAACCTCCGCGCCCTGCGCTCCTCCCACGGCATCGACGTAAAGGTCACGTTCCGCGCGCTGCCGTTCACGCCGCCGGTGAAGCTGTACCTGCTCAACGAGTCGGAGGCGCTGATCGCGTACTACATGGTGTCGCGGCGGGAGGAGTCCACGGAGTCCGGAACCCTCGACATGTACGACGTCCTCGGCACGGAGTCGCTCCTGTTCTCCTTCGAGAAGGGTGCCGGTGAACGTGACGCGTCGTTCGTCGAGCAATCCCAGATGTGGTTCGACGCCCTCTGGGAAACCATCACCACGGACCTGACACTCTCCTAG